The following coding sequences are from one Microbulbifer sp. TB1203 window:
- a CDS encoding DUF305 domain-containing protein encodes MGNNQGAHGSYTKFFAMIGTAMVAMFVLMYLNSYQIFDHAWFSETRLFMTFIMGAAMIAIMLVFMQGMYKSSKVNMTIFFGAGLLFLSAVWLVRSQTTVSGVDYMEGMIPHHSIAILTSERARIEDPRVRELADKIIKAQRREIKEMEWLIADIRANGVAVSQAEADARPVPEFSGTPE; translated from the coding sequence ATGGGAAATAATCAAGGTGCACACGGGAGTTACACGAAGTTTTTTGCGATGATCGGGACTGCGATGGTCGCGATGTTTGTCTTGATGTATTTGAATTCCTACCAGATTTTCGACCATGCGTGGTTCAGTGAAACGCGGCTGTTTATGACGTTTATTATGGGTGCCGCAATGATCGCGATAATGCTGGTGTTCATGCAGGGTATGTATAAGAGCAGTAAGGTTAACATGACGATTTTTTTTGGTGCCGGCCTGCTGTTCCTGTCCGCTGTGTGGCTGGTGCGTAGCCAGACAACGGTTAGCGGAGTGGACTATATGGAAGGCATGATTCCACATCACTCGATCGCTATCCTGACCAGTGAACGCGCGCGGATTGAGGACCCTCGAGTCCGGGAACTTGCAGATAAGATCATCAAGGCACAGCGCAGGGAAATTAAGGAGATGGAGTGGCTGATCGCCGATATCAGGGCCAATGGAGTGGCTGTCAGCCAGGCAGAGGCGGACGCGAGACCGGTTCCGGAGTTCTCCGGCACGCCCGAATAG
- a CDS encoding DUF6632 domain-containing protein gives MGGKIASTLQLGATWDGPIQIDARDINLTVYKWDMKEKNMDEANRIKFLRIALIVVGLVFIFGIWPLTILWPSGWSWHTGGRSEYLQMILGIYATLGVFLIIASRNPMAHLSLIWFTVWSSIVHGGIMAVQALVDPQHIGHLLGDVPALIVVAVVLAVLTPRQGSKTT, from the coding sequence GTGGGTGGAAAAATAGCATCAACATTGCAACTTGGCGCCACCTGGGATGGCCCAATCCAGATCGATGCTCGGGATATCAATCTTACAGTCTATAAGTGGGATATGAAGGAGAAAAACATGGATGAAGCCAATCGCATAAAATTCTTACGCATCGCTCTTATAGTCGTAGGGCTTGTTTTTATTTTCGGTATATGGCCTCTCACTATCCTATGGCCTTCCGGTTGGTCTTGGCATACAGGAGGCCGATCGGAGTACCTCCAAATGATTCTCGGGATCTATGCGACGCTTGGCGTATTCCTGATTATTGCTTCGCGTAATCCAATGGCACACTTAAGCCTTATTTGGTTCACTGTCTGGTCGAGTATCGTGCATGGAGGGATCATGGCCGTGCAGGCTCTCGTTGATCCACAGCATATTGGACACCTGTTGGGTGATGTTCCAGCGTTGATAGTGGTAGCTGTGGTGTTGGCAGTTCTTACTCCACGCCAAGGTTCAAAAACTACATAA
- a CDS encoding ester cyclase, whose amino-acid sequence MDSNNLTRKQQAMVEMWERHTAAEFEQKNIDATMATMTSNPFVNNVPVMTGGVGSSEVRHFYSTYFIPDNPPDTESVPVARTVGDDRIVDELIHKFTHTIEMPWILPGVQPTGKRVEIAIIVVVQFEDGKIAGERIYWDQASVLEQVGLIDVEQLPVRGIETSRKVLDPSCEPSNSLIKRAIE is encoded by the coding sequence ATGGATAGTAATAATCTTACCCGAAAACAACAGGCGATGGTCGAGATGTGGGAGCGGCATACGGCCGCCGAGTTTGAGCAGAAAAATATCGACGCCACCATGGCGACGATGACGTCGAATCCCTTCGTCAATAATGTCCCTGTAATGACGGGCGGTGTCGGCTCAAGTGAGGTGCGCCACTTCTACAGCACTTATTTTATCCCGGATAATCCACCGGATACCGAGTCCGTGCCGGTCGCTCGCACAGTCGGAGACGACCGGATCGTGGACGAACTGATTCACAAGTTTACCCACACTATCGAGATGCCGTGGATTCTCCCCGGCGTCCAGCCCACGGGTAAACGCGTCGAAATTGCCATCATCGTCGTTGTGCAGTTCGAGGATGGAAAGATCGCGGGTGAGCGTATCTACTGGGACCAGGCTTCCGTACTTGAGCAGGTCGGTTTGATCGATGTGGAGCAACTGCCCGTGAGGGGGATCGAGACCTCCCGCAAAGTTCTCGATCCTTCATGTGAGCCATCCAACAGCCTCATCAAGCGGGCAATCGAGTAA
- a CDS encoding endo-1,3-alpha-glucanase family glycosylhydrolase, protein MRLRSWKTTLTIGAILALATSAAVGSGESDEEVLPFDLPSAEVLQASDRKVFAHYFTQFRISIDNRPAESDYYTRNYLNPEGEGGIHAAYGGFLRDRPLPREPLSGNWELTDKVTEVTRAHRAGLDGFTLDMLSIDRSSYHWRAMNDLLTAAPMVDDGFGIMLMPDMNAGTIRRTDAAGLAAAVAELAEYDAVYRLDDGRLVVAPFKASNRSPQWWSEFMSIMADEHGEEVAFVPMFLNLHDVKHNGLTNFDAYKSISYGMSEGSHGAPAGQASIPSEIARAHDAGLVFMPTLAPQDTRPNQGNFYEANNTENFRAGWEAAISGGADWVQLMTWNDYSENHQVSPSVANDGVWLDLASYYLTWFKTGQPPEIQRDTIYLTHRKQFAHALPTSGPQTKFQTVRRNGGTPRDTVEVLTFLTDGAAVDVSIGGSPYGYPAPAGVHAELFELDYGFHSAVVTRDGTETVAVSSPWEVTDDFVSQDLLYWATKNSDASGGNPYTPEEACGSGYSVINSQALTGGRIYLLHKSSNGYKCVVTMKASNVGTPSAMSASLQVQGETKATDPGSFSYYAGPVEKHADGTCVKWGGSIGGSSWESPYQYCE, encoded by the coding sequence ATGCGATTGCGTTCATGGAAAACGACATTGACCATTGGAGCCATCCTGGCACTGGCTACCAGCGCGGCAGTGGGCTCAGGTGAGTCCGACGAGGAGGTGCTGCCCTTCGATCTGCCGTCGGCCGAGGTGCTGCAGGCATCGGACCGGAAAGTCTTCGCCCACTACTTCACGCAGTTCCGCATCTCGATCGACAATCGGCCGGCGGAATCCGACTACTACACCCGCAACTACCTGAACCCGGAAGGCGAGGGCGGCATCCACGCGGCCTACGGCGGGTTTCTCCGGGATCGACCATTGCCGCGCGAGCCGCTGTCGGGCAACTGGGAGCTGACCGATAAAGTCACCGAGGTGACGCGCGCCCATCGGGCCGGACTCGACGGCTTCACCCTGGACATGCTGAGCATCGACCGGTCCAGTTACCACTGGCGGGCGATGAACGATCTGCTCACCGCCGCGCCCATGGTGGACGACGGGTTCGGCATCATGCTCATGCCCGACATGAACGCGGGGACGATCCGGCGCACCGACGCCGCCGGACTGGCCGCTGCCGTCGCCGAGTTGGCCGAATACGACGCGGTATACCGGTTGGACGATGGCAGGTTGGTGGTGGCCCCGTTCAAGGCCTCCAACCGCAGTCCGCAGTGGTGGTCGGAGTTCATGTCCATCATGGCCGACGAGCATGGTGAGGAGGTCGCGTTCGTGCCGATGTTCCTCAATCTCCACGACGTCAAGCACAACGGCCTGACCAACTTCGACGCCTACAAGTCCATCAGTTACGGCATGTCGGAGGGCAGCCACGGCGCGCCCGCGGGCCAGGCGAGTATTCCGTCCGAGATCGCCAGGGCGCACGATGCCGGTCTGGTTTTCATGCCGACCCTGGCTCCTCAGGACACGCGGCCCAACCAAGGCAATTTCTACGAGGCCAACAACACCGAAAACTTCCGCGCAGGCTGGGAGGCGGCCATCTCCGGCGGCGCCGACTGGGTGCAGTTGATGACCTGGAACGACTATTCGGAGAATCACCAAGTCTCCCCGTCGGTGGCCAACGACGGCGTCTGGCTGGATCTGGCCTCCTATTACCTCACCTGGTTCAAGACCGGACAGCCGCCCGAAATCCAGCGCGACACTATCTACCTGACCCACCGCAAGCAGTTCGCCCACGCGCTGCCGACGTCGGGACCGCAGACGAAATTCCAGACGGTCCGCCGCAATGGCGGCACGCCGCGCGACACCGTGGAGGTGCTGACCTTCCTGACCGACGGCGCGGCCGTGGATGTGTCGATCGGCGGCAGCCCGTACGGCTACCCCGCACCGGCCGGTGTGCACGCCGAACTTTTCGAACTCGATTACGGGTTCCACAGCGCGGTGGTGACGCGCGACGGCACCGAAACCGTGGCGGTGTCCTCGCCGTGGGAAGTCACTGACGACTTCGTCTCCCAGGACCTGTTGTACTGGGCCACCAAAAATAGCGACGCAAGTGGAGGCAACCCCTATACACCCGAAGAAGCTTGTGGCAGTGGTTACTCGGTAATCAACTCGCAGGCGCTTACCGGTGGGCGCATTTATCTTCTGCACAAATCGAGCAACGGCTACAAATGTGTGGTGACGATGAAAGCGTCGAATGTGGGAACACCATCGGCTATGTCGGCTTCCCTGCAAGTGCAAGGAGAGACCAAGGCAACCGATCCCGGCAGTTTCAGTTACTACGCTGGACCGGTCGAGAAGCACGCGGACGGTACCTGCGTCAAATGGGGCGGGTCAATCGGTGGTAGTTCCTGGGAGAGCCCCTACCAGTATTGTGAATGA
- a CDS encoding sialidase family protein: MKHKKINRRSILMACAGVLAGLVGATMAQAANAGPAHSEKLLFDGGGGERLNGITYHSFRIPSLVRTKENTLIAFVEGRASNNRDWGNINVLFKRSTDNGATWSALDEVVGAGPGTWGNPTAVADRQTGTIWVFMSWNPAGYSLGGKDGTTKITAWSHRKVYVSRSTDDGRTWSKPADMTAALKPRTRSNGATWAWDAMGPGVGIQMSNGRLVIPASHRNIYSDDNGATWKVQRIIDASTGGYQEVTGEGSVVELMDGRLMRNDRAGGSVWERGKRRWVARGTIEGGFDTYAPDSTLLDPRSQGSILRYNRDSPARIIFLNSASTVTRTKMRVRISYDGGKTWPISRPLSDAPLPSWRGLGDGNWAEGGYSSMAKTADFAVGALIEVNENTHSSATSHRSIAFRKFNLPWILNGGTEGGSPNPYTPEEACGSGYSAVDSHALTGGRIYLLYNSSNGYNCVVTMKASNVGTPSAVSASLQVEGGTKATDSGNFSYYAGPVKKYAPSTCVKWGGSIGSSSWESLYQHCD, encoded by the coding sequence ATGAAGCATAAAAAGATCAACAGGAGATCCATTCTGATGGCCTGCGCCGGCGTGCTGGCGGGTCTGGTAGGCGCGACCATGGCCCAGGCGGCGAATGCCGGCCCAGCGCACAGCGAGAAGCTGCTGTTCGACGGTGGCGGTGGCGAGCGCCTGAACGGCATCACCTACCACTCGTTCCGCATCCCATCCCTGGTGCGTACCAAGGAGAACACACTGATCGCCTTCGTCGAAGGCCGGGCGTCCAACAACCGGGACTGGGGCAATATCAACGTGCTCTTCAAACGCTCTACCGACAACGGCGCCACCTGGTCCGCGCTGGACGAGGTGGTCGGTGCCGGCCCGGGCACCTGGGGCAACCCCACGGCCGTCGCCGATCGGCAGACGGGCACCATCTGGGTTTTCATGTCCTGGAATCCGGCCGGCTACAGCCTGGGCGGCAAGGACGGCACGACCAAGATCACCGCATGGAGCCACCGCAAGGTGTACGTCTCCCGCAGCACCGACGACGGCCGGACATGGAGCAAGCCAGCGGACATGACGGCGGCCCTCAAGCCGAGGACACGCAGCAACGGTGCCACCTGGGCATGGGACGCGATGGGACCGGGCGTGGGCATCCAGATGTCCAATGGTCGGCTGGTCATCCCGGCGAGCCACCGCAACATCTACAGCGACGACAACGGCGCCACCTGGAAGGTGCAGCGCATCATCGATGCCTCGACCGGCGGTTACCAGGAGGTCACCGGTGAGGGCAGCGTGGTTGAGCTGATGGACGGCAGGCTGATGCGCAATGATCGCGCGGGCGGCTCGGTGTGGGAGAGGGGCAAGCGCCGCTGGGTTGCGCGCGGCACCATCGAAGGCGGCTTCGACACCTATGCGCCCGACTCGACGCTGCTGGATCCGCGCTCGCAAGGGTCGATCCTGCGTTACAACCGCGACTCGCCGGCCCGGATCATATTCCTGAACTCGGCCAGCACGGTGACCCGCACCAAGATGCGAGTGCGGATCAGCTACGACGGGGGAAAGACCTGGCCGATCTCACGCCCGCTGAGCGACGCGCCGCTACCCTCCTGGCGGGGCCTGGGAGACGGCAACTGGGCCGAGGGTGGCTATTCCAGTATGGCCAAGACAGCCGACTTCGCCGTCGGTGCCCTGATCGAGGTCAACGAGAACACCCACAGCAGTGCTACCTCGCACCGCTCGATCGCATTCCGCAAGTTCAACCTGCCATGGATCCTGAACGGCGGGACCGAGGGAGGCAGCCCAAACCCCTATACACCCGAAGAAGCTTGCGGTAGTGGTTACTCGGCAGTCGACTCGCACGCTCTCACTGGTGGCCGCATCTACCTTCTGTACAACTCGAGCAACGGCTACAACTGCGTTGTGACGATGAAGGCGTCAAATGTGGGAACACCATCGGCTGTGTCGGCCTCCCTGCAAGTGGAAGGAGGGACCAAGGCAACCGATTCCGGCAACTTCAGTTACTACGCTGGACCAGTCAAGAAATACGCGCCCAGTACCTGTGTCAAATGGGGCGGGTCAATCGGTAGTAGTTCCTGGGAGAGCCTCTACCAGCATTGTGACTGA
- a CDS encoding sorbosone dehydrogenase family protein: MYLHRPVAFICFALTLAACSEMARLPVSAGTGPNPVLPPPRESLIPTVNIAPAKGWPGGAKPYSATGTAVVAFAWGLDHPRWLYVLPNGDVLVAETNRPPKKGGGLRAWIAGLMMKKAGSGGKSANRITLLRDTDGDGVADRRSVFLGGLHSPFGMALVGNDFYVANTDALLRFPYEVGQTRITAPGEVIVGLPAGPINQHWTKSLIASPDGSRLYVGVGSDSNVGEYGLEKEQGRAAIWEIDPRTGGYRIFASGLRNPVGLAWQPDSGELWVAVNERDALGSDLVPDYMTSVRDGGFYGWPFSYFGQHLDKRVEPQRPDLVASAIVPDYALGPHTASLGLAAAEGNSLPGLFRNGMFVGQHGSWNRKPRSGYKVIFVPFEDGMPAGEPVDVLSGFISADGEAFGRPVGVAIDQRGGLLVADDVGNVIWRVSRAR; this comes from the coding sequence ATGTACCTGCACCGCCCGGTTGCTTTTATCTGCTTCGCGCTGACACTGGCCGCTTGTAGTGAAATGGCCCGCCTGCCGGTCTCCGCAGGAACCGGTCCGAACCCCGTATTGCCACCGCCCAGGGAATCTTTGATCCCGACGGTGAATATCGCGCCGGCCAAGGGCTGGCCCGGAGGGGCCAAACCATACTCGGCCACCGGTACCGCGGTGGTGGCGTTCGCCTGGGGACTCGATCACCCTCGCTGGCTTTATGTGCTACCCAACGGCGATGTACTGGTCGCAGAAACCAACAGACCTCCCAAGAAAGGGGGAGGGCTGAGGGCGTGGATTGCCGGCCTGATGATGAAAAAGGCCGGTTCGGGCGGCAAGAGCGCCAATCGCATTACCCTGCTGCGTGATACCGACGGCGATGGCGTGGCGGATCGGCGTTCGGTGTTCCTCGGGGGATTGCATTCACCCTTCGGCATGGCGCTGGTCGGCAACGATTTCTACGTGGCCAATACCGATGCTCTGCTGCGCTTTCCTTACGAGGTGGGCCAAACCCGAATCACCGCACCGGGGGAAGTGATCGTCGGGTTGCCCGCCGGGCCCATCAATCAGCACTGGACCAAAAGCCTGATCGCCAGCCCCGACGGTAGCAGGCTCTATGTGGGAGTGGGATCGGACAGCAACGTAGGCGAGTATGGCCTGGAAAAGGAGCAGGGGCGCGCTGCCATCTGGGAGATCGACCCCCGAACCGGCGGTTATCGCATCTTTGCCTCGGGGCTGCGCAATCCGGTCGGCCTGGCCTGGCAACCCGACAGTGGTGAACTCTGGGTGGCGGTCAACGAGCGCGATGCTCTAGGTAGCGACTTGGTGCCGGATTACATGACCTCCGTGCGGGACGGCGGCTTCTACGGCTGGCCATTCAGTTACTTCGGTCAACATCTGGATAAGCGGGTCGAGCCACAACGCCCTGACTTGGTTGCCAGTGCCATTGTCCCCGATTACGCCCTGGGACCGCATACCGCTTCGCTGGGCCTGGCCGCAGCCGAAGGCAATTCACTGCCCGGACTTTTCCGCAACGGCATGTTCGTCGGCCAGCATGGCTCCTGGAATCGCAAACCCCGCAGCGGCTACAAGGTGATATTCGTGCCCTTTGAAGACGGCATGCCTGCCGGTGAGCCGGTGGATGTGCTGAGCGGGTTTATCAGCGCGGATGGCGAGGCATTCGGCAGGCCGGTGGGAGTGGCGATTGACCAGCGGGGCGGATTGCTGGTGGCGGACGATGTGGGCAATGTCATCTGGCGGGTGAGTCGCGCACGCTGA
- a CDS encoding RICIN domain-containing protein, translated as MKKLLAFTFVICLLGGTRGYAAFEHPGILHTQADFDRMSQMVNAGTQPYLDGYNQLANSSLSSSDWTPRATDTIIRGGTGDNVALLYIDVARAYQNALLWKITGNTANGDTARDILNAWSSMLTTVTGNADRYLAAGIFGYQLANTAEIMRDYPGFDVAQMQDMLLNVFYKPLNERFLIANEFGDDHNDAHIQNYRANWDLCNMAATVAIGIFSDRQDLYDIGIEYFKHGAGNGSIYNAIPFLHTGGLAQWEESGRDQAHTKMGIGLMASIAEMAWNQGDDLYGWANNRFLRAAEYVAKYNNGEDVPYTTYQTAVRTESEISSKQRSEMRPVWEMIYNHYANRRGLSVPNIAARAQLVRPEGGPTSHGDHASTFDQPGFGTLLYTRPAGSGGTAALPGGNIPGGTYRFIVSHSGKAMNADGTSDGASITQWSYDGGANQQWILTHLDGGQYSVKNVKSGRALDVAKMSKDHGAKFQLWGYHGGDNQKFAFIPVGDGYHRITPVHSNKPADVEAISAADGALIHQWGYLLGGNQKWRLEPISVDARLQSYNFPDRFIRHSGYRAKIDPNVSPVEDSEFRMVSGLADSRGVSFESENYPGRFLRVRSNGEIWLDSNDDTVTFAGDATFRRVAGLADAQKSSYQMWTDAERYLRHRSYNLYAESGSSSLFKADATFTEVAP; from the coding sequence ATGAAGAAACTATTAGCGTTCACTTTTGTTATATGCCTATTAGGAGGCACGAGAGGATATGCTGCCTTCGAGCACCCTGGAATCCTGCACACTCAAGCTGATTTCGATCGGATGAGTCAGATGGTTAACGCGGGCACACAACCGTATCTGGACGGTTATAACCAACTGGCCAACAGCTCGCTTTCATCATCCGATTGGACCCCGCGTGCTACGGATACGATCATTCGCGGCGGCACTGGCGATAATGTAGCCTTGTTGTACATCGATGTCGCCCGCGCATACCAGAATGCCTTGCTGTGGAAAATCACAGGCAACACAGCTAACGGCGACACGGCCCGTGACATCCTTAACGCCTGGTCGTCCATGCTTACGACGGTCACCGGTAACGCCGACCGCTATTTGGCTGCCGGAATTTTCGGATACCAACTGGCTAACACAGCTGAGATTATGCGGGACTATCCCGGTTTCGATGTGGCTCAGATGCAAGATATGCTGTTGAATGTATTTTACAAGCCGCTTAACGAGCGTTTCCTTATTGCTAATGAATTCGGCGATGATCACAACGACGCACATATCCAGAATTACAGGGCGAACTGGGATCTGTGCAATATGGCGGCGACGGTCGCGATCGGAATTTTTTCGGACCGCCAGGATCTCTATGATATCGGAATCGAGTACTTTAAACACGGTGCTGGAAACGGTTCCATCTATAACGCAATTCCATTCTTGCACACGGGTGGTCTTGCACAGTGGGAGGAGTCCGGGCGCGACCAGGCGCACACAAAGATGGGCATCGGATTAATGGCCTCAATAGCGGAGATGGCCTGGAATCAAGGCGACGACTTGTACGGATGGGCAAACAATCGTTTCCTGCGCGCCGCCGAGTACGTTGCCAAATATAACAATGGTGAGGATGTACCCTATACCACCTACCAAACCGCCGTTCGGACGGAATCGGAGATTTCCAGCAAGCAGCGCAGTGAAATGCGTCCGGTTTGGGAAATGATTTACAACCATTACGCAAACCGCAGGGGACTGTCGGTTCCCAATATTGCCGCACGTGCGCAGCTGGTGAGACCGGAGGGCGGTCCGACCTCACACGGCGACCATGCTTCGACGTTCGACCAACCCGGATTTGGAACGCTTCTCTATACCCGGCCTGCGGGCAGTGGCGGAACGGCCGCTCTTCCCGGCGGAAATATTCCGGGCGGCACTTATCGTTTCATTGTGAGCCATTCCGGCAAGGCTATGAATGCAGACGGAACATCAGATGGTGCAAGTATTACGCAGTGGTCCTATGATGGGGGAGCCAATCAGCAGTGGATCCTGACTCATCTTGATGGTGGTCAATACAGCGTGAAAAATGTAAAGAGCGGACGTGCCTTGGATGTGGCAAAAATGTCCAAAGATCATGGCGCTAAATTTCAATTGTGGGGCTATCATGGCGGGGACAACCAGAAATTTGCTTTTATTCCCGTAGGCGACGGCTATCACCGTATCACTCCAGTGCATAGCAACAAGCCGGCCGACGTGGAAGCCATCTCCGCTGCAGATGGAGCCCTTATACACCAGTGGGGTTATTTGCTTGGCGGTAACCAGAAATGGAGGCTAGAGCCGATATCGGTAGACGCCCGCTTGCAATCGTATAACTTTCCGGATCGCTTTATTCGACACAGTGGTTATCGTGCGAAAATTGATCCCAATGTATCTCCAGTAGAAGACTCCGAGTTCAGGATGGTTAGCGGACTGGCTGATTCGAGGGGCGTTTCTTTCGAGTCCGAGAATTACCCCGGGCGCTTCCTGCGGGTTCGCTCCAATGGAGAAATTTGGCTGGATTCGAACGATGATACGGTAACTTTCGCAGGTGACGCCACCTTCCGCCGGGTGGCGGGGTTGGCGGATGCCCAGAAATCATCCTATCAAATGTGGACGGATGCAGAAAGATATCTACGTCACCGTAGTTATAATTTGTATGCGGAAAGCGGGTCGAGTTCGTTATTCAAAGCCGATGCGACTTTTACCGAAGTCGCACCTTAA